A single Amphiura filiformis chromosome 19, Afil_fr2py, whole genome shotgun sequence DNA region contains:
- the LOC140141634 gene encoding galanin receptor 2a-like, which yields MDNISATMTPESNWISVSNRQPFDNQSPTVESYSSWSSGPLPGLFWQIMYSIIAVLGIIGNSLVVFVFSRVAGLRNLTSLFLVSLAIADFITCVVLIPLHLGIEIPVPEGAAGKALCRLLLSKFPLWTSFTASVLNLACVTLERYFSIVYPLRYDTIFTFKRALFMIVTIWFIAFFLNSYMLYIFFPDDGTCVIEWPSYGLQVLVGVGNFFFIYAIPITVIFVCYVRMMKALSLSEEGTTESTGRASRACLELQGARKRLVKMLAIVCVTFAVCWAPNQFVFLAYNLGWKDMDFESWYYHATVLIASFNSCCNPFIYVFRSKQYRRALVVAICGQKAFHSTVDCAPDVIAPSIAATADMIAVNQDFRWSSGLRGESRRSDNLEPTSTRIELEENSEDTLNASQISAHITVKAVCHYTSYVDINRTV from the exons ATGGACAACATATCAGCAACAATGACACCAGAATCCAATTGGATATCGGTTTCGAACCGGCAACCTTTTGATAATCAATCACCTACGGTGGAATCTTATTCCAGTTGGTCATCAGGTCCGCTTCCAGGGTTATTTTGGCAGATCATGTACAGCATTATTGCTGTGCTTGGCATCATTGGGAATTCattagtggtatttgtgttctccagAGTTGCGGGTTTGCGGAATTTGACGAGTTTGTTTTTGGTGAGTTTGGCAATAGCAGATTTCATCACGTGTGTGGTTCTAATCCCACTTCACTTGG GCATCGAGATCCCAGTTCCTGAGGGCGCTGCCGGCAAAGCCCTATGTCGTCTGCTTCTCTCCAAGTTTCCACTTTGGACAAGTTTTACCGCCTCTGTACTGAACCTCGCATGTGTCACTTTGGAGCGATACTTCAGTATTGTCTATCCCCTGAGATACGATACAATATTCACATTCAAAAGGGCACTCTTTATGATCGTGACTATATGGTTTATAGCTTTCTTTCTTAATAgctatatgttgtatatattttttCCTGACGATGGAACGTGTGTAATTGAATGGCCAAGTTATGGACTCCAAGTGCTAGTCGGtgttggtaattttttttttatttacgccATCCCAATAACAGTGATTTTTGTTTGTTATGTACGCATGATGAAAGCTTTATCATTAAGCGAGGAAGGGACAACCGAATCAACAGGAAGGGCATCAAGAGCGTGTTTGGAGCTACAGGGAGCGCGAAAACGACTTGTAAAAATGTTGGCTATAGTTTGTGTAACTTTTGCCGTGTGCTGGGCACCGAATCAGTTCGTATTTCTAGCTTATAATTTAGGATGGAAAGACATGGATTTTGAGAGCTGGTATTACCATGCGACCGTTTTAATTGCATCGTTTAATTCCTGTTGTAATCCTTTTATTTATGTGTTTCGAAGCAAACAGTATCGCCGAGCTCTCGTTGTTGCAATATGCGGGCAAAAGGCCTTCCACAGCACGGTGGATTGTGCACCGGatgtaatagcgccctcaattgcAGCAACCGCCGATATGATCGCAGTAAATCAAGACTTCCGGTGGTCATCGGGGTTACGAGGTGAGTCACGGCGGAGTGATAATTTGGAGCCAACTTCTACAAGAATAGAATTAGAGGAGAATTCGGAAGACACGCTGAATGCTTCACAGATATCAGCTCATATAACTGTGAAAGCAGTGTGTCATTATACGTCATATGTCGATATCAACAGAACGGTGTAA